The proteins below are encoded in one region of Hordeum vulgare subsp. vulgare chromosome 3H, MorexV3_pseudomolecules_assembly, whole genome shotgun sequence:
- the LOC123443219 gene encoding uncharacterized protein LOC123443219 isoform X2, protein MASNDGEGGEGWEAAVRAEVGGASWWNDPDGTDLHARFKAFTGQRRDWPEPKLLFWKDLLLRVARRLRLCSAPAHLVTSVWFARPGGIMPLCLPQVLEDMRADGEILLKSELIVPTAGGLYQLVRRVSQMAISRRPIVQEDILVFRSLVEERFEDIATQLRGSHWTSTCVITMSKFNSFFYGREDAYAALCYLTQCGKARYLGIRKEDPVEGVKFPLVSAHAPVVTKFDCDTLHLVWQEEKLQQQLDVLDRRWEISRRAALMSFKAGDKHGALRYVRQSKLFSASRNKCTQLLERVEEVISLIANAESTKQVCEAIQIGMKAMKEHNVSIEDINTHLKEVDDLVAAQREINVALESAPLDSLASEEDIEEEFRNLEAELEDKISPVHVEEPEPVLHANADSPDETVEALSNNLSSMKLGAM, encoded by the exons ATGGCTTCCAACGATGGCGAGGGAGGAGAAGGGTGGGAGGCGGCGGTGCGAGCGGAGGTGGGCGGTGCGAGCTGGTGGAACGACCCAGACGGCACCGACCTCCACGCCAGGTTCAAAGCTTTCACGGGGCAGCGCCGCGACTGGCCCGAGCCCAAGCTCCTCTTCTGGAAGGATCTCCTATTGCGCGTCGCCCGACGCCTCCGCCTCTGCTCCGCCCCCGCCCACTTG GTAACGAGCGTTTGGTTTGCCCGCCCCGGAGGCATCATGCCGCTCTGCTTGCCGCAAGTTCTG GAAGATATGCGTGCCGATGGGGAGATACTACTTAAATCCGAGCTAATTGTTCCGACCGCAGGCGGCTTGTATCAGCTGGTCAGGAGGGTGAGCCAGATGGCCATCTCAAGGCGTCCGATTGTACAGGAGGACATCCTTGTGTTTAGATCGTTGGTTGAG GAACGGTTTGAGGACATTGCTACACAGCTGAGAGGCTCCCATTGGACATCAACATGTGTCATTACTATGTCCAAATTCAATAGCTTCTTCTACGGACGGGAGGATGCTTATGCAGCGTTATGTTACTTGACGCAGTGCGGGAAAGCTCGGTATCTTGGGATCAGGAAGGAAGACCCTGTTGAG GGTGTGAAGTTTCCACTTGTCTCTGCTCATGCTCCTGTCGTCACAAAGTTTGACTGTGATACCTTACACTTAGTTTGGCAAGAAGAGAAATTGCAGCAGCAGTTGGACGTGCTTGATCGCCGATGGGAAAT TTCAAGGAGAGCGGCATTGATGTCCTTCAAGGCCGGAGACAAACACGGGGCTCTTCGTTATGTGAGGCAGTCTAAATTATTCTCAGCAAGCAGGAACAAATGTACACAACTATTAGAGAGGGTTGAAGAAGTTATAAGCCTGATTGCTAATGCTGAATCAACCAAACAG GTTTGTGAAGCAATCCAAATTGGTATGAAGGCAATGAAGGAGCACAATGTCAGCATAGAGGACATTAATACCCACCTAAAGGAGGTCGATGACCTTGTTGCAGCACAAAGAGAAATTAACGTTGCCTTAG AATCAGCACCTTTGGATTCATTGGCCAGTGAAGAAGATATAGAAGAGGAATTCAGAAACCTGGAAGCAGAATTGGAGGATAAGATTTCTCCTGTGCATGTTGAAGAACCAGAGCCAGTTTTACATGCAAATGCCGATTCACCTGATGAAACTGTTGAGGCACTGAGCAATAACCTGTCAAGCATGAAACTTGGAGCCATGTAA
- the LOC123443219 gene encoding uncharacterized protein LOC123443219 isoform X1 — protein MASNDGEGGEGWEAAVRAEVGGASWWNDPDGTDLHARFKAFTGQRRDWPEPKLLFWKDLLLRVARRLRLCSAPAHLVTSVWFARPGGIMPLCLPQVLEDMRADGEILLKSELIVPTAGGLYQLVRRVSQMAISRRPIVQEDILVFRSLVEERFEDIATQLRGSHWTSTCVITMSKFNSFFYGREDAYAALCYLTQCGKARYLGIRKEDPVELQGVKFPLVSAHAPVVTKFDCDTLHLVWQEEKLQQQLDVLDRRWEISRRAALMSFKAGDKHGALRYVRQSKLFSASRNKCTQLLERVEEVISLIANAESTKQVCEAIQIGMKAMKEHNVSIEDINTHLKEVDDLVAAQREINVALESAPLDSLASEEDIEEEFRNLEAELEDKISPVHVEEPEPVLHANADSPDETVEALSNNLSSMKLGAM, from the exons ATGGCTTCCAACGATGGCGAGGGAGGAGAAGGGTGGGAGGCGGCGGTGCGAGCGGAGGTGGGCGGTGCGAGCTGGTGGAACGACCCAGACGGCACCGACCTCCACGCCAGGTTCAAAGCTTTCACGGGGCAGCGCCGCGACTGGCCCGAGCCCAAGCTCCTCTTCTGGAAGGATCTCCTATTGCGCGTCGCCCGACGCCTCCGCCTCTGCTCCGCCCCCGCCCACTTG GTAACGAGCGTTTGGTTTGCCCGCCCCGGAGGCATCATGCCGCTCTGCTTGCCGCAAGTTCTG GAAGATATGCGTGCCGATGGGGAGATACTACTTAAATCCGAGCTAATTGTTCCGACCGCAGGCGGCTTGTATCAGCTGGTCAGGAGGGTGAGCCAGATGGCCATCTCAAGGCGTCCGATTGTACAGGAGGACATCCTTGTGTTTAGATCGTTGGTTGAG GAACGGTTTGAGGACATTGCTACACAGCTGAGAGGCTCCCATTGGACATCAACATGTGTCATTACTATGTCCAAATTCAATAGCTTCTTCTACGGACGGGAGGATGCTTATGCAGCGTTATGTTACTTGACGCAGTGCGGGAAAGCTCGGTATCTTGGGATCAGGAAGGAAGACCCTGTTGAG CTTCAGGGTGTGAAGTTTCCACTTGTCTCTGCTCATGCTCCTGTCGTCACAAAGTTTGACTGTGATACCTTACACTTAGTTTGGCAAGAAGAGAAATTGCAGCAGCAGTTGGACGTGCTTGATCGCCGATGGGAAAT TTCAAGGAGAGCGGCATTGATGTCCTTCAAGGCCGGAGACAAACACGGGGCTCTTCGTTATGTGAGGCAGTCTAAATTATTCTCAGCAAGCAGGAACAAATGTACACAACTATTAGAGAGGGTTGAAGAAGTTATAAGCCTGATTGCTAATGCTGAATCAACCAAACAG GTTTGTGAAGCAATCCAAATTGGTATGAAGGCAATGAAGGAGCACAATGTCAGCATAGAGGACATTAATACCCACCTAAAGGAGGTCGATGACCTTGTTGCAGCACAAAGAGAAATTAACGTTGCCTTAG AATCAGCACCTTTGGATTCATTGGCCAGTGAAGAAGATATAGAAGAGGAATTCAGAAACCTGGAAGCAGAATTGGAGGATAAGATTTCTCCTGTGCATGTTGAAGAACCAGAGCCAGTTTTACATGCAAATGCCGATTCACCTGATGAAACTGTTGAGGCACTGAGCAATAACCTGTCAAGCATGAAACTTGGAGCCATGTAA